The Mucilaginibacter terrae region GTAAAACCGAGTTCAAACTGAAATAATCATTAAAGCTTTTAAAATAAAATCCCCGGTTGTTCAGTCAGCCGGGGATTTTTTTATTATAAAAAATTTGTATTATATTTCTTTCCTTAATTTAATGCAATGATTAAACCTTACACTATCATCACCGCGCTATTGTTGTTTTTTTACAGCGCCATTTACGCACAAGACTCCGCTGCAACATCTCCCGATACCCTGTCATCCGGCAAATTTCAAGACATTGTGATAACCATCGCCGGTGATACCATACATTGTGATACTAAACAAACAATTTTTGGTGGCCCCCGGTACAAATCTTCAACCATGACCGATTTTAAGAAAATCTCTATTAAAGAGATGAAATATTATACGCGGAAGAATAAGAAAGAAGTTTATAAAGCCGCTATTTTGCCTAAGTGGTCAAAGCCTCAATTTTTGCAATTAGTGCAGGAGGGTAAAATAACATTATATCTGTCTGTTCAAACCACTTATGGTTACATGGGAGTAACGAATTCAACAACTACATGGTATGTGTCCAAAAATAACGATGAGTTAAAAGAGTTAAAAACTTCGGGTTTATTTGCGTCTACTTCAAGAAAAAAACGGGAGGGAATATTTGCAGAGATGCTTGCCGACCAGCCCGATGTATTAAAACAGTATGAGGAAACAGACAGCTTTAGTTTTAAAACATTGAGCAAAATAGTACATCTATACAATACAGGTAAACCCCTTGTAGATTAACAAGTGAGCCTGTACCAAAGGATGTTTATGTGGCTTTAATATTACTCAAAACTAACCCGTGTTAACAAATTATTAAACGCATTGAACTGAGTTTTTTAAAACCTAACTTTGAAGTATGAAACTCAGCGTACTGGTTTTTATTAATGCACTTGCCGTAGCTATTGCCCTATCGGTTGTTAACTTTTATTTTCAGCATAAGTGGTATGATGTAATGGTAACGCTCACTATAGGCTTTGTTACCAGCTATGTTGTTTTTTACTACCTCATCGAAAAATATGTATACTCCAAGGTAAAGCTTATTTACAAGCTTATCCATAACCTTAAATTGGGCCGCGATTTACGCGACGCCCTGGGCGAATCGACCAGTACAGATCCCATTGGCGATGTGGAGCAGGAGGTAAAAGAATGGGCGCGCGAAAAAAAATCGGAAATTGAACAGTTGCGCAGTCAGGAGAAATTCCGCAGGGAGTTTTTGTCCAATATATCGCACGAGTTTAAAACCCCGTTATTTGCCATTCAGGGATATATAGAAGCCATTGTAGAAGATGAGTTTTACGATACCGAAATGGCCATGCAATTCCTTAAAAAGGCCGAAAAAAATGTTGACCGCCTGAGCTACCTCATTAAAGATCTCGACGAAATTTCGAAACTTGAATCGGGTGAGATTCCTATCAATTATACGAGGTTTAAAATTAACGATCTTATAAAGGAAGTTTTTGAACAACTGGAACTGAAAGCCAAGCAACACGAGATCAAATTAATATTTAAGCAAAAGTACGATGATGCAATTTTGGTATCGGCCGACCGTGATAAAATTTGCCAGGTGATGATCAACCTCATCGACAATTCGTTTAAGTACGGCAAACCGGGCGGCAGTACATCGGTAAGTTTATTTGAACTGCATGACCAGGTGCTGGTTGAAATAACCGACGAAGGTATAGGGATTAACGAAAAGCACCTGCCGCGCCTGTTCGAGCGTTTCTTTAGGATCGACAGTCACCGCTCACGCGAAATAGGTGGTTCGGGATTGGGATTAGCTATTGTAAAGCATATTATCGAAGCTCATCAGCAAACTATTAATGTACGCAGCACCGAGGGTATTGGTTCAACATTTGGATTTACTTTACAAAAAGTAATGCAATCGCCATTGAAACAAGTTATTCCTACATTAAAGAGTTAACATTAACTTAACATTGCAAGTGTAACTTTGCACAAACTATTGAAACGGATGTCATTAAACAGCATATTCCAGTACTTTGTACCAAAAGATAAAAAGGTATTTTTTCCTTTATTTGAGCAAGCAGCCAATAACGTAGTTGCTATGGCCAATGTTTTGGTTGAAGCCGTAAACTCTAAAAGTGCAACCGACCGCCAGGAAGCTTTTAAGCAGATTGATAAACTGGAGAATAAAGGCGACGATTTAACCCACCAGATTTATCTGGAGTTAGGTAAAAACTTCATTACCCCTTTCGACCGCGAAGACATTCATGCACTGGCTACAGCTATTGATGATGTGGCCGATTATATACAAGGTGCGGCTAACCGTATGCTGTTGTATAACATAGAAGAATATACAGAGCCCATCTGCAAACTTTCTGAACTGATTTTACAGGGCAGTATTGACCTCGAAAAAGCGGTAAAAGAGCTTAAAGACCTTAAAAACGTACGCAATATTGCCGACTCGTGCATTCGTATAAACAGTGTTGAAAACCAGGCCGATTATGTGTTTGACCGTGCCGTAGCCGACTTGTTTTTGTACGAAAAAGATGCCCTGCGCTTAATTAAATACAAAGAAATTTTAGCTGCGCTTGAAACTGCTACCGATATGTGTGAGGATGCAGCCAACGTAATGGAATCAATACTGGTTAAAAACGCTTAATAGTTTCAACACTCACCTACATGGTTACTTCCCTGCTTGTTGTTGTAGTTTGCCTTGCACTCATATTCGATTTTATAAACGGATTTCATGATGCAGCCAACTCTATTGCTACTATTGTATCTACCAAGGTATTAACGCCTTTTCAGGCGGTGCTTTGGGCTGCGGCTTTTAACTTTTTAGCGTTCTTTTTAATAAAAGAACATAAGGTTGCCAATACCGTGGCCAAAACAGTGCATGAGCACTTTATTACTATGGATGTAATACTGGCCGGTTTAATAGCCGCCATAGCCTGGAACTTACTTACCTGGTGGTTTGGTATACCGTCGAGCTCTTCGCATACCCTAATAGGTGGTTTTGCGGGTGCGGGTATGACTAATGCTATTTTTATGGGTGTTAACCCTCTAACCGCTGTTGATACCAGTTCAATTTTGCGAATTGCAGCATATATCTTTTTAGCTCCGTTAATAGGTTTGGTTATAGCATATGTAATAACCATCATCATTTTGCACATATTTAAAAATTTCAGGCCTGCGGTTGCCGAGCGGTGGTTTAAAAGTGTGCAGCTCATCTCATCAGCAGCATTAAGCTTTGCCCACGGTGGTAATGATGCGCAAAAGGTAATGGGTATTATTTATGTAGCCCTGTTTACTTCAGGCGTTATAAAAAATGGGGCCCAAATGCCCGAGTGGATTCCATTAGCTTGTTACTCGGCTATTGCGGCCGGTACCATGAGCGGCGGCTGGAAAATTGTAAAAACCATGGGCAGTAAAATTACCAAGGTTACCCCGCTCGAAGGCGTTAGTGCCGAAACTGCAGGTGCCATTACCCTGTTCATGACCGAGCGTTTGGGTATTCCGGTTTCTACCACGCATACCATCACCGGTTCAATTATTGGTGTGGGCTTAACCAAACGTGTATCGGCCGTGCGCTGGGGTGTTACCATTAACCTACTTTGGGCATGGATAATTACTATTCCAATTTCGGCCTTGGTTGCCGCGGCTGTTTTTGCAGTAATGCATTACTTATAGTAAACCTTTTATAAGTAGCTTTGTCATATACAAATACTTATGAAAAAAATTTTACTATTACCGGCATTGGTGCTTACATTAGCCACCACAACCAGTTGCGATACATTGCATACAGCCGTTGCCAATAGCGGCGGCACCATTTACAGCCCGAGCCAAACATCAACTCCGAGCACGCTCGAAATGATTAGCGGCCTTAAACAAGCGTTGGAGCAGGGCACCAATAAAAGCGTTAGCCAGCTATCGGCAGTAAATGGCTTTTTTGGGAATGCCGCCATTAAATTGCTGCTGCCGCCCGAAGCACAAAAGGCCGAAGCAACCCTGCGCAAGTTAGGTTTTAATAAACTTTGTGATGATGCCATCCTGTCGCTAAACCGCGCTGCCGAAGATGCTGCGGGTAAAGCGGCTCCCATATTTGTATCGGCTATAAAACAGCTTACCGTACAAGATGTAACCAATATTTTGTTGGGCGGCCAAAAAGATGCAGCCACTAACTTTTTTAAACGCACCACCACCTCTCAGTTAACCGAGCAGTTTAAGCCCGTTATCAATAAAAGTTTGTCGAGCGTTGGTGCTACCAAATACTACGGATCTTTGGTAACTCAGTACAATAAAATTCCGCTGGTGTTTAACAAGCTCAACCCTAATTTAGATGAGTATGTTACTCAAAAAGCTATAGACGGTTTATTTTATCGTATAGCACAGGAGGAATTGAATATTCGTACCAATCTATCATCGCGTACCACACCAATATTACAAAAGGTGTTTGGTTACGTGCAAAAGAAAACGAGTTAAATTATACTAACCCTCCCTGAAGCTGGAGGAATAAAAATATCAATGTCATTTCAAATGATAACGGGAAGTCTTAGTCGCTTGGCTAAGTCTCTCACCATTATTTGAGATGACATTTTTTTGTATAGAATATTGGGGAAATTTTAAATACCAGGCTGGTTAAGAGCAGATATAGACGTGAGATAGGAAGTAATAGAAGTGCTCAATAATACTACATTTATTAATATTAATTATTCATCACCAACCTGTTCGATTCCTGTAACTGCCGGTCTAAATAAGCCGTCCAGTTTGCCTGTTGCTTACGGTCTTGCATGTGCATGGTTTCGCTGTCATAAGCGGCATTCATGCGGCGGTATTTTTCGTCGATGCGGTTAAATATATTGTTGGCCTGCCGCTGATAATCTCCGGTGTAATGAAAGGCATTGAGTTCGCGAATCAGTTCCTGCTGCATAAGAAAGGCAATTACATAATGCCCTTGCTCGTGGTGCAGTACTTCGTCCATCATCTCGTCATTCCTGATCATTTTACGGTTGATCCATGAACGTTCGGGGTTAAACACCAGGGGGATATAAAATGTAAGACGGTAATTGCTTCGGTAACTCTGTACATTGTAACGCATGGTAACATTACAACTGGTATGCGCCACATAAAAACCGCTGCCGGCAGGCACCTGCCCGGTAAAATCATCAGCAGTTAATTGGCGATAACCCTGGGCTTTAACAGCTCCTGTACTAAGTATAAATAGCACAAAAACACAAATCAGTTTCACGTATTTAAGCATCATTAAAGTCAAATAGTTCTGCATATTTTGACTGTAATAAGAATTTATGGTTTAACCGTATAACCCCAATTCATGCCATATGTTGTAATGTTAATTCATTTGCTACATCGGTTTTACCCTTCACTAACACCGGTTTTACTTCGCCGGCTTCACGCCTTCACTCGTCATCACCACCCGCTTAATCGTTCCATCCGGGTTGTAATACAAGTAATCTATACATACCGATCTATGGAAACTGCCATGATCGGGCGTAAGTGCGCCGTTATGATAAATAAAGTAGTCTTTACCCTTAAAGGTAATAATGGCTTGGTGGTTGGTGTTGGAATTGCCGGCAATTTCATTAATAATGCCTTTGCACTGCCACGGGCCCTTAATGCTCTTGCTCATGGCATAAGCAATTTTTTCAGGAAACTCGGTAGCGTACGACAGGTAGTACCAGCCTTTGCGTTTGTGCAGCCACGGGGCCTCGGTAAACTTCGGCAGGTCAACTTTTATAATAGGGCCATCCAGTTCGGTCATGTTTGCTTTAAGTTTGGCGTAGTGGCAGGTGGTATTGCCCCACATTAAATAGGCTTGCCCATCGTCGTCAATAAAAACGGTGGGGTCAATATCGTCCCAGCTTATTTTGGCCTCGGTGGTCATATCATTGGTGATAATAGCCGATCCGCGTGCATCCTTAAACGGGCCTAAAGGGTTATCGGCAACGGCTACGCCAATGGCTTTGCCGTGTATGGTGCCGTGTGTAATAGCCACATACCAGTAAAACTTGCCCCCGCGTTCAATTACCTGTCCGGCCCAGGCATCGCCTTTGGCCCAGGCAAAATCGGTGGTTTTAAGCGGAACCGCATGTTCGGTCCAGTTCACCATATCGCTGGTTGAAAATACGGCCCAGTCGTGCATTACGTAAGTTGCCCTGTCTTTAGGTGCTACGTCATGGCCGGTATATAGGTAAAGCTTATCTTTATAAACTAATGCCGCAGGGTCGGCGGTGTATTTGTGCGTAATAATGGGGTTGCCTTTGGCTTGAAAGGTGGTATCATTGGTACGGAACACATTATTGGCACTTTGAGCAAAAGTTAGCGAACTGGTGCCCACTAAAATGGCGGTTTTTACAACAGACAGATAAAGGTGTTTCATCATAAAAAGAAAGAAAAATTGGTTGCACCCGGTATGCCGGGCATTTGTATGTGTTGCAAGTTAATTATAACTTGGATAAGCTAACGTACGCAACCCATACAATACTAACCGTCCTGCTGTATCATGTAACCCTACATACGCCTGTATGCTAAAATGATACAGGATAGTTACATAAATTACATGATAGTTCAGGATAGATATAAGGGCTTGAGTAGGTACATTGTGGGCGAAAACCAATTCAAAAATCTTAAAAATTAATTAGAATATGCCCGCTTTTAGCCTGCCGCAATGCTCGCCTGGCAAACTTACGTCACGAGTTTGGTAGCAGTTTACATTGGCAGCGGCTTTTGATAATAAAGTATAACAAACCTGCTATTGCTTAGGGCTACCTCATCCGAAACCAAGATAATCTATGACATTCAACAATTACCCTGTACTATTTTCACGTTTTAAAACTGCCTTTGTTTTGCTGATGGCTTTTGCCGGTATGCAGTCGTTTGATGCTTTAGCACAAGGCAGGCAGGTAAAATACCTGTCGGGTAAAGACAACCGCACCAACGTACTGTGGGATTTTTATTGCACCGGCGGCCGTAAAAGTGGATACTGGACCAAAATTGCCGTGCCCTCATGCTGGGAGCAGCAAGGCTTTGGTGCTTATAATTATGGCCGCGATTATAAAACGTATGGCAAAAACTTCCGTTTTGCCGATGAGCAGGGTATTTATAAACTCAGTTTTCAGGTGCCGCAGGCCTGGAAAAACATGGATGTGTACATCGTTTTTGAAGGTTCGATGACCGATACCGAGGTTAAGCTTAACGGCAAAACAGCCGGCGAAAAACATCAGGGTGCGTTTTACGAGTTTAAGTACAACGTTACCAACAAACTGAAGTTTGGCGTTAATAACCTGCTCGAAGCACGGGTAAGCAAAATGAGTGCCGATGCCTCAGTTAACAACGCCGAGCGTTTGGCCGATTACTGGGTTTTTGGCGGCATATTCCGCCCGGTTTATTTGGCGGCCTATCCTAAACAGCACATTAACCGTATTGCCATTGATGCCAAGGCCAATGGCGATTTTAAGATGCAGGTTTATCCTGAGCATTTGAAGCAGAATTTACAGGTGGTAACCCAAATTACCGATCTGAAAGGCAAGGTGCTTAAAACGGTATCGGCCAATGTGAAGTCAACTGATTCGGTAGTAAACATTGCTGCCAAAATTGCCAACCCGCTAACCTGGAACTCCGAAACTCCTAATCTCTATAAGGTGAACGTGGCCTTAAAAGCAGGCGGTACTACTATTCATCAGCATTCCGAAAAATTTGGTTTCCGTACCATTGAAATACGTAAGGGCGATGGCATTTACCTCAATGGCGTTAATATTAAAATGAAGGGCATTAACCGCCATAGCTGGTGGCCCGAAACCGGACGCACGCTTAACGACGATATTCAGCTGCAGGACGTAAAGCTGATGAAGGAAATGAACATGAACGCCGTGCGTATGTCTCATTATCCTCCCGATAAAAAATTCCTCGAAATTTGTGATTCATTAGGTTTATATGTACTGGATGAACTGGCCGGATGGCAAAAAGCTTACAGTACGCCTGCCGGTAAAAAACTGGTTAAGGAAATGGTTATGCGTGATGTAAATCATCCATCCATTATTTTTTGGGATAACGGTAATGAGGGGGGCACCAATAAGGAGCTCGACCAGTACTTTAACCAATACGATTTTTCGAAACGCCCGGTTATTCATCCGCACCACCGCCCCGGCAATGCGTTTAACGGAATAGACTGTAACCATTACGAAGATTATTACAGCACCAAAAGCATACTGGCTGACAGCAATATTTATATGCCTACCGAGTTTTTGCACGCGCAGGATGACGGCGGCGGTGCTACTGCCCTGGCCGATTTTTGGGACCTGCACTGGAAATCGAAACGCTCGGGCGGCGGTTTCATATGGGCTTTGGTTGATGAGGGTATTGTGCGCACCGACCAGAACGGTATTATCGACGTGAACGGCGTTAATGCCCCGGATGGCGTGTTAGGCCCGCACCGCGAAAAAGAGGGTAGCTTTTATGCCATGCGCGAAATTTTTTCGCCGGTACATATTATGCTGAAAACTTTGCCTGCCGATTTTTCTGGCGCTATACCGGTAGAAAACCGATTCCACTTTACCAATTTAAACCAGTGTACCTTTAACTGGGAACTGATTGATTACCGCAAGCCTAATGAGCAGGATGGCGGATATACAGTGAAGAAGAAAGGCATGGCTACCGCTCCGTCGGTTGCACCGCTGGCATCAGGCAATGTACAAATTGGCCTGCCGGCCGATTGGAAAAGCTACGATGCCTTAACCTTAGCAGCTTACGATCAGCATAAAAACTTAATTTACCGCTGGGTATGGAAAAATAACAACGAGCGTTTGCTCAACAACGTGATTGCCTTTACCGGCAAAGATCAGGCAAAAGTAACCGAAACCGATTCGACGTTGTTGGTGAAAGCCGGCTCTATGGGCATCACCTTTAATAAAAAGAATGGGCAGATTGTGAACATGACCAACAATAGCGGCGACCCGTTCCTGTTTAGCGGAGGCCCTGCGCTGGTAAGTGGTTCGGCAACATTTAAAGATATTAAGCACCGGCAGGAAGCTGATGGTGAACTGGTTGAACTAACCTACACCGGCGACCTGAAGTATGCCCGCTGGAAAATATTTAACAGTGGTTGGGTAAGCCTCGATTATGAATACGAATTAAAAGGCGATTATACGTACGCCGGCATAACCTTTAATTATCCCGAAAATTATGTGCTGGGTGCCAAATGGCTTGGCCGGGGCCCTTACCGGGTTTGGAAAAACCGCTTGCAAGGTGTGGTTGATGATGTATGGACCAGTGTTTATAACAATACCCAAACCGGTAGCGCACCATGGATATTTCCAGAGTTTAAGGGTTACTTTGCCAACGTTACCTGGATGGAACTAAACACCGTGCAAGGCAAATTTATGATAGCCGCCAGGGAGCCTGAACTGTACGTGCGCCTGTTTGATTTTTATGGATTATCGGGTGTAAAACCATTCCCTGCATTACCATCAGGCAACCTATCTTTTTTAGATGCCATACCGGCGCTGGGTACCAAACTGGCACTAAATATTGATAGCAACACGCCAAAATTAGGCCCACTGAGCGAGCTTAACCATATTAACGGTACAACCAAACGTACGTTGTATTTTTACTTTGGCCAGTTAGAGCAAGCCGGTAAGGATAAGCAGAATTTTACACGTCCGGTTAAGGATGAGTTGTTTTAGATAAATGAGCGCAAGAGAAAAATAAACGCCCGTCATTGCGAGGACCGAAGCAACCTCTGCGGATGCAAAGTTTGTAAAAAGAGTTCAGAGATTGCTTCGACGGCAACGCACAAGCCCCCGCTGTCTCGCAATGACGTGGTGGGGATAAAAATTACAGTCTTTGGCTGGTGTTGGCGCCAATCAATATAAAAAAGAAGAAATGCAAAAAGTAGCCTTTAAAATGAAGCTGAAACCCGGCTTTAAAAATGAGTACAAAAAACGCCACGATGAGATATGGCCCGAACTTTCGGCCTTGCTGAAAGCCAACGGCATAAGCGATTATACCATTTTTTTGGATGAGGAAACTAACACGCTGTTTGGTGTACAACTGTTGTCGGGGCAATCATCACAAGATTTGGGCGCTACCGAAATTGTGCAGAAATGGTGGGCTTACATGGCCGATATTATGGAAACCAACCCCGATAATTCGCCCGTAAGCATGCCGCTTACGCAAGTTTTCCACTTCGATTAACCGTATATTACTAAAATATTCTTACGCTATGTTCATCAAGCGATTTTTATACATCAGTGCCTTGTGCGCAACGGCAACAGCAGGCATGGCGCAAACCAAACAACCACTGGTGTGGCCCAAAGTTAAAGCCGAAACCCGCCCCTGGACCCGCTGGTGGTGGATGGGCAGTGCGGTTGACCAAAAAAATATTGGCATGCTGTTGAAAAAATATCAGCAGGCGGGCTTTGGTGGCGTGGAGGTAACACCCATTTATGGTGCCGTTGGGTTTGAGAACAGGTATGTTGATTTCCTGTCGCCTAAGTGGATGGAGATGCTGAAGTATACCAGCAGCACCGCCGCAAAGCTGGGCATGGGTATGGATATGAACACCGGCACCGGCTGGCCATTTGGCGGGCCGCAAATTAAAACTGCCGAAGCCGCCACCAAGCTCATTGTACAAACCTACAAGCTAAACCCTGGCGAAATAGTTAAAGAAGCCATTCGCGTAAATGACCCCAAACAA contains the following coding sequences:
- a CDS encoding sensor histidine kinase, whose translation is MKLSVLVFINALAVAIALSVVNFYFQHKWYDVMVTLTIGFVTSYVVFYYLIEKYVYSKVKLIYKLIHNLKLGRDLRDALGESTSTDPIGDVEQEVKEWAREKKSEIEQLRSQEKFRREFLSNISHEFKTPLFAIQGYIEAIVEDEFYDTEMAMQFLKKAEKNVDRLSYLIKDLDEISKLESGEIPINYTRFKINDLIKEVFEQLELKAKQHEIKLIFKQKYDDAILVSADRDKICQVMINLIDNSFKYGKPGGSTSVSLFELHDQVLVEITDEGIGINEKHLPRLFERFFRIDSHRSREIGGSGLGLAIVKHIIEAHQQTINVRSTEGIGSTFGFTLQKVMQSPLKQVIPTLKS
- a CDS encoding DUF47 domain-containing protein — encoded protein: MSLNSIFQYFVPKDKKVFFPLFEQAANNVVAMANVLVEAVNSKSATDRQEAFKQIDKLENKGDDLTHQIYLELGKNFITPFDREDIHALATAIDDVADYIQGAANRMLLYNIEEYTEPICKLSELILQGSIDLEKAVKELKDLKNVRNIADSCIRINSVENQADYVFDRAVADLFLYEKDALRLIKYKEILAALETATDMCEDAANVMESILVKNA
- a CDS encoding inorganic phosphate transporter; this encodes MVTSLLVVVVCLALIFDFINGFHDAANSIATIVSTKVLTPFQAVLWAAAFNFLAFFLIKEHKVANTVAKTVHEHFITMDVILAGLIAAIAWNLLTWWFGIPSSSSHTLIGGFAGAGMTNAIFMGVNPLTAVDTSSILRIAAYIFLAPLIGLVIAYVITIIILHIFKNFRPAVAERWFKSVQLISSAALSFAHGGNDAQKVMGIIYVALFTSGVIKNGAQMPEWIPLACYSAIAAGTMSGGWKIVKTMGSKITKVTPLEGVSAETAGAITLFMTERLGIPVSTTHTITGSIIGVGLTKRVSAVRWGVTINLLWAWIITIPISALVAAAVFAVMHYL
- a CDS encoding DUF4197 domain-containing protein, with the protein product MKKILLLPALVLTLATTTSCDTLHTAVANSGGTIYSPSQTSTPSTLEMISGLKQALEQGTNKSVSQLSAVNGFFGNAAIKLLLPPEAQKAEATLRKLGFNKLCDDAILSLNRAAEDAAGKAAPIFVSAIKQLTVQDVTNILLGGQKDAATNFFKRTTTSQLTEQFKPVINKSLSSVGATKYYGSLVTQYNKIPLVFNKLNPNLDEYVTQKAIDGLFYRIAQEELNIRTNLSSRTTPILQKVFGYVQKKTS
- a CDS encoding DUF922 domain-containing protein; amino-acid sequence: MQNYLTLMMLKYVKLICVFVLFILSTGAVKAQGYRQLTADDFTGQVPAGSGFYVAHTSCNVTMRYNVQSYRSNYRLTFYIPLVFNPERSWINRKMIRNDEMMDEVLHHEQGHYVIAFLMQQELIRELNAFHYTGDYQRQANNIFNRIDEKYRRMNAAYDSETMHMQDRKQQANWTAYLDRQLQESNRLVMNN
- a CDS encoding glycoside hydrolase family 43 protein — translated: MMKHLYLSVVKTAILVGTSSLTFAQSANNVFRTNDTTFQAKGNPIITHKYTADPAALVYKDKLYLYTGHDVAPKDRATYVMHDWAVFSTSDMVNWTEHAVPLKTTDFAWAKGDAWAGQVIERGGKFYWYVAITHGTIHGKAIGVAVADNPLGPFKDARGSAIITNDMTTEAKISWDDIDPTVFIDDDGQAYLMWGNTTCHYAKLKANMTELDGPIIKVDLPKFTEAPWLHKRKGWYYLSYATEFPEKIAYAMSKSIKGPWQCKGIINEIAGNSNTNHQAIITFKGKDYFIYHNGALTPDHGSFHRSVCIDYLYYNPDGTIKRVVMTSEGVKPAK
- a CDS encoding glycoside hydrolase family 2 protein, yielding MTFNNYPVLFSRFKTAFVLLMAFAGMQSFDALAQGRQVKYLSGKDNRTNVLWDFYCTGGRKSGYWTKIAVPSCWEQQGFGAYNYGRDYKTYGKNFRFADEQGIYKLSFQVPQAWKNMDVYIVFEGSMTDTEVKLNGKTAGEKHQGAFYEFKYNVTNKLKFGVNNLLEARVSKMSADASVNNAERLADYWVFGGIFRPVYLAAYPKQHINRIAIDAKANGDFKMQVYPEHLKQNLQVVTQITDLKGKVLKTVSANVKSTDSVVNIAAKIANPLTWNSETPNLYKVNVALKAGGTTIHQHSEKFGFRTIEIRKGDGIYLNGVNIKMKGINRHSWWPETGRTLNDDIQLQDVKLMKEMNMNAVRMSHYPPDKKFLEICDSLGLYVLDELAGWQKAYSTPAGKKLVKEMVMRDVNHPSIIFWDNGNEGGTNKELDQYFNQYDFSKRPVIHPHHRPGNAFNGIDCNHYEDYYSTKSILADSNIYMPTEFLHAQDDGGGATALADFWDLHWKSKRSGGGFIWALVDEGIVRTDQNGIIDVNGVNAPDGVLGPHREKEGSFYAMREIFSPVHIMLKTLPADFSGAIPVENRFHFTNLNQCTFNWELIDYRKPNEQDGGYTVKKKGMATAPSVAPLASGNVQIGLPADWKSYDALTLAAYDQHKNLIYRWVWKNNNERLLNNVIAFTGKDQAKVTETDSTLLVKAGSMGITFNKKNGQIVNMTNNSGDPFLFSGGPALVSGSATFKDIKHRQEADGELVELTYTGDLKYARWKIFNSGWVSLDYEYELKGDYTYAGITFNYPENYVLGAKWLGRGPYRVWKNRLQGVVDDVWTSVYNNTQTGSAPWIFPEFKGYFANVTWMELNTVQGKFMIAAREPELYVRLFDFYGLSGVKPFPALPSGNLSFLDAIPALGTKLALNIDSNTPKLGPLSELNHINGTTKRTLYFYFGQLEQAGKDKQNFTRPVKDELF
- the rhaM gene encoding L-rhamnose mutarotase; translated protein: MAGVGANQYKKEEMQKVAFKMKLKPGFKNEYKKRHDEIWPELSALLKANGISDYTIFLDEETNTLFGVQLLSGQSSQDLGATEIVQKWWAYMADIMETNPDNSPVSMPLTQVFHFD